Proteins encoded by one window of Mercenaria mercenaria strain notata chromosome 4, MADL_Memer_1, whole genome shotgun sequence:
- the LOC128556716 gene encoding uncharacterized protein LOC128556716, with translation MNLVLRGLTWKAVLAFLDDIVVLGKSFRDHMVNLKEALQRFRTYKLKLKPKKCIFFQKDIEFLGRNVSGNSLAMSKTDIEVVQQWPVPTCAKHVERFMGLANYHRGFVKNFSKLAEPLYAVTGQRQFVWREEQARAFEALKEALTQPPVLALPTETDKFIWTRMPLIILLEQNTSGPGWQRKGHCIW, from the coding sequence ATGAATTTAGTCCTCAGAGGCCTAACATGGAAAGCGGTGTTAGCCTTTCTGGACGATATAGTAGTGCTTGGTAAAAGTTTCAGAGACCATATGGTTAATCTGAAAGAGGCCTTGCAGAGGTTTCGCACATACAAGCTGAAACTGAAGCCTAAGAAATGTATCTTTTTTCAGAAAGATATAGAATTCTTGGGAAGGAATGTCAGTGGCAATAGCTTAGCTATGTCTAAGACTGACATTGAAGTGGTCCAGCAATGGCCGGTTCCAACATGTGCAAAGCATGTGGAACGGTTTATGGGTTTAGCGAACTACCATAGAGGCTTCGTTAAGAACTTTTCGAAGTTAGCTGAACCTCTGTATGCTGTGACAGGCCAACGTCAGTTTGTATGGCGGGAAGAGCAGGCTAGAGCTTTTGAAGCTTTAAAAGAAGCTCTGACGCAGCCGCCTGTGTTGGCCTTGCCAACCGAAACTGATAAATTCATCTGGACACGGATGCCTCTAATAATTCTATTGGAGCAGAATACTTCAGGTCCAGGATGGCAAAGAAAAGGTCATTGCATATGGTAG